One part of the Flavobacterium johnsoniae UW101 genome encodes these proteins:
- a CDS encoding glycoside hydrolase family protein — MNRRQFIIGNSLAVMGLCLPFSAKALTILDDPRLSDFEKKLRPVGRALEFEEYYVWCNSPIEGPDGKIHVFFSRWKKSKSMSGWINGSEIAHAVADKPEGPYEYVSTILAPRGEGFWDATTCHNPSIHFVDGKYALFFMGNSNGKMDTKRIGLAVSDSLYGPWERPDQPLLLPGETGSWDDLLTTNPSFLKHPNGEYWLYYKSLDTENYVHPKFPVKGNRKYGLAVSKSLKGPYIKSPQNPVIDFSKLGDNKQCEDAFVWYENKKFKMLARDMGVFGMDYGLYMDSDDGIHWNDPQISYQPLDKYIKQPDAPKHLNRYGRAERPQLLFQNGKATYMFTASQGGKYETASAFIFKII; from the coding sequence ATGAATAGAAGACAATTTATAATAGGAAATTCTTTGGCTGTTATGGGATTATGTCTTCCATTTTCGGCGAAAGCCCTTACTATTTTAGACGATCCCAGACTTTCAGATTTTGAGAAAAAACTCCGTCCAGTTGGGAGAGCTTTAGAATTTGAAGAGTATTATGTTTGGTGCAACAGCCCGATTGAAGGTCCGGACGGAAAAATTCACGTCTTTTTTTCGAGATGGAAAAAATCAAAAAGCATGAGCGGCTGGATAAACGGTTCAGAAATTGCCCATGCTGTTGCCGACAAACCAGAAGGCCCTTATGAATATGTCAGCACTATTTTAGCGCCAAGAGGCGAAGGTTTTTGGGATGCCACAACCTGTCATAATCCGAGTATTCATTTTGTAGACGGAAAATATGCACTTTTTTTCATGGGAAATTCCAATGGAAAAATGGATACCAAACGCATCGGCTTAGCTGTTTCTGATTCACTTTACGGCCCGTGGGAACGACCAGATCAACCATTGCTGCTTCCGGGAGAAACTGGTTCCTGGGACGATCTGCTGACGACAAATCCTTCTTTTTTAAAACATCCAAACGGAGAATACTGGCTTTATTATAAATCATTGGATACAGAAAATTATGTGCATCCAAAATTTCCCGTAAAAGGAAACCGGAAATACGGACTGGCAGTTTCTAAATCACTCAAAGGACCTTATATAAAATCGCCACAAAATCCTGTAATTGATTTTTCAAAACTCGGTGATAATAAACAATGCGAAGATGCTTTTGTATGGTACGAAAACAAGAAATTTAAAATGCTGGCAAGAGATATGGGAGTTTTTGGAATGGATTACGGACTTTATATGGATTCTGATGACGGAATTCACTGGAATGACCCGCAGATTTCCTATCAGCCCTTAGATAAATATATCAAACAGCCTGATGCACCAAAACATTTAAACCGCTACGGACGTGCCGAACGCCCGCAGTTACTGTTTCAAAACGGAAAAGCGACGTATATGTTCACCGCTTCACAAGGCGGAAAATACGAAACTGCTTCGGCCTTTATTTTTAAAATAATTTAA
- the rhaM gene encoding L-rhamnose mutarotase, producing the protein MENAIRNAFTMKVKSGFETEYKIRHDQIWPELTALLSESGICDYSIFLDEETGILFGVQKLSSGFDRSQLSSHPLMRKWWNHMSDIMETNPDNSPKTNSLKEVFHLD; encoded by the coding sequence ATGGAAAACGCAATTAGAAATGCTTTTACTATGAAAGTAAAATCAGGTTTTGAAACCGAATATAAAATCAGACACGATCAAATCTGGCCTGAACTCACGGCACTGCTTTCAGAAAGCGGGATTTGTGATTATTCTATTTTTCTGGATGAAGAAACCGGAATTCTTTTTGGTGTTCAAAAATTAAGCTCAGGTTTTGACCGTTCACAGCTTTCCAGTCATCCGCTTATGCGAAAATGGTGGAATCACATGTCAGATATAATGGAAACAAATCCAGATAATTCACCCAAAACAAACTCCCTAAAAGAGGTTTTTCATTTAGATTAA